The Streptomyces sp. NBC_01275 genome has a segment encoding these proteins:
- a CDS encoding cold-shock protein produces MATGTVKWFNAEKGFGFIEQDGGGPDVFAHYSNIAAQGFRELQEGQKVSFDIAQGQKGPTAENIVPA; encoded by the coding sequence ATGGCTACTGGCACCGTGAAGTGGTTCAACGCGGAAAAGGGCTTCGGCTTCATCGAGCAGGACGGCGGCGGCCCCGACGTCTTCGCCCACTACTCGAACATCGCCGCCCAGGGCTTCCGCGAGCTGCAGGAAGGCCAGAAGGTGTCCTTCGACATCGCGCAGGGCCAGAAGGGCCCGACGGCCGAGAACATCGTTCCCGCCTGA
- a CDS encoding TetR/AcrR family transcriptional regulator yields the protein MVFSAAQLIRRDGVVATGMREVAAHAEAPRGSLQHYFPGGKEQLVNEAVGWAGRYAGNRVARFLAALPEPTPGGLFAEMVRQWTDEYEAVGFASGCPVAAATVDCAESVVSTREAAAGAFAAWTGPVAGALVDMGVPRERADALATLMISSLEGALLIARAERDVRALTTVSGELGPLLDAAVTRGRGPRG from the coding sequence ATGGTGTTCAGCGCGGCTCAGTTGATCCGGCGGGACGGGGTCGTGGCCACGGGAATGCGGGAGGTCGCCGCGCACGCCGAGGCGCCGCGCGGTTCGCTCCAGCACTACTTCCCCGGCGGCAAGGAGCAGCTGGTCAACGAGGCGGTGGGCTGGGCGGGCCGGTACGCGGGCAACCGGGTCGCCCGTTTCCTCGCCGCGCTGCCCGAGCCGACGCCCGGCGGGCTGTTCGCCGAGATGGTGCGTCAGTGGACCGACGAGTACGAGGCCGTCGGCTTCGCGTCCGGCTGCCCGGTGGCCGCCGCCACGGTGGACTGCGCGGAGTCCGTCGTATCCACGCGTGAGGCGGCGGCCGGGGCGTTCGCGGCCTGGACCGGGCCGGTGGCCGGGGCCCTGGTGGACATGGGGGTGCCGCGGGAACGCGCCGACGCGCTGGCCACGCTCATGATCAGCTCCCTGGAGGGGGCCCTCCTCATCGCCCGGGCGGAACGGGACGTACGCGCCCTGACGACCGTGTCCGGAGAACTCGGCCCCCTCCTGGACGCGGCGGTCACCCGCGGCCGTGGGCCCCGCGGGTGA